A single Oncorhynchus kisutch isolate 150728-3 linkage group LG19, Okis_V2, whole genome shotgun sequence DNA region contains:
- the LOC109864687 gene encoding protocadherin alpha-C2-like isoform X6 — MAEHRIVLPCKRYVSVFLLFSATLNTMYAVTHYSIPEEMEEGSVIANLASDLGLNMNSLSKRKMRLDVIANTKYLDVNKETGELYIVERLDRESLCPTKTATSCFLKMDATIENPIRMFNIELEIMDINDNAPHFRRDTMDLDISESTPVGERFSLNNAVDPDVGSNTVKTYHLSESEHFNIEIQTGRDGAKFADLILKKALDREQQAVHNLILTAVDGGVPARSGTANIIVRVLDTNDNAPKFNTDTYKIDIMENSPIGSLVVKLNATDLDEGTNSEITYSYSLYTSEKTQGTFSLNANNGEITVKEMINYEDFRIYDMEVIATDKGANSLSSQCKLTILVTDMNDNHPEMSIKSFQSPIKENVAIDTVIAVVSVSDKDSGENGIVNIHIADQLPFALRESSDNYYELVVSQPLDREKVPEYEITFTVTDRGSPPLSDNETMTLELLDVNDNVPQFPQSFYTIPVMENNAPGALLSSLTAFDPDLHENQYLVYFIIEKEIVNTSMSMLFSINPENGNLYALKTFDYEIEKEFLFHIEARDSGVPPLSSNVTVHIIIVDQNDNTPVIVSPWRAHGSVVEEKIPRSTDKGSLVSKVIAIDTDSVQNSRITYQFLQVTDATLFSLDQYNGEIRTMRMFSYRDPRHQRLVVIAKDNGEPALSATVTIKLSTVETAVKAYSDMTEVPLEYDIFSDLNLYLVIGLGSVSFLLLITILVTCVLKCQKPKPSNAAPPSRNSVISERNSTIADSTLVSNDAYWYSLFLAETRKGKLVVRQPVPKAGSRYIVSSLPRSTGLTETSDSAASTLQYPK; from the exons ATGGCTGAACATCGCATCGTTCTGCCCTGTAAAAGGTACGTCTCGGTCTTTCTTCTTTTCTCTGCCACCCTGAACACGATGTATGCGGTTACTCACTATTCTATTCCGGAGGAAATGGAGGAAGGCTCCGTTATTGCTAATCTGGCCTCTGATTTGGGGCTGAACATGAACAGTCTCAGTAAACGCAAGATGCGCTTGGATGTTATTGCCAACACAAAATATCTGGACGTTAACAAAGAGACTGGCGAGCTGTATATCGTCGAAAGGTTGGACAGGGAATCTCTTTGTCCAACTAAGACAGCAACATCATGTTTTCTTAAAATGGATGCAACAATTGAAAATCCAATAAGGATGTTCAATATAGAATTAGAAATCATGGATATAAACGACAACGCGCCACATTTTCGACGGGACACAATGGATTTGGATATATCAGAGTCTACTCCCGTGGGTGAGCGATTCTCTCTGAACAATGCAGTGGACCCGGACGTTGGTAGCAACACTGTTAAAACCTACCACCTAAGTGAGAGTGAACATTTCAATATCGAAATACAGACCGGTAGAGATGGAGCAAAATTTGCTGATTTGATACTGAAAAAGGCTTTAGACCGAGAGCAGCAGGCGGTTCATAATCTAATACTCACCGCTGTAGATGGCGGAGTCCCCGCGCGCTCCGGAACAGCCAACATCATTGTTCGGGTTCTGGATACAAATGACAACGCCCCTAAGTTTAATACAGACACGTACAAGATCGATATAATGGAAAACTCTCCAATTGGAAGTCTTGTTGTTAAATTGAATGCAACAGACTTAGATGAGGGCACCAATTCGGAAATAACATATTCATATAGTTTGTATACATCGGAGAAAACGCAAGGCACTTTCAGTTTAAACGCTAACAATGGAGAAATAACGGTAAAAGAAATGATAAATTATGAAGATTTCAGGATTTATGACATGGAAGTCATAGCAACAGATAAAGGAGCGAATTCCTTGTCAAGTCAGTGTAAATTAACCATTTTAGTTACAGATATGAATGACAATCATCCAGAAATGTCCATAAAATCGTTTCAAAGTCCCATAAAGGAAAATGTAGCCATAGACACTGTGATAGCAGTAGTCAGTGTCAGCGATAAAGATTCAGGTGAAAATGGAATCGTCAATATTCACATTGCGGATCAATTACCTTTTGCGCTTCGAGAGTCTTCTGATAACTATTATGAGTTAGTAGTTTCACAACCTCTGGATCGTGAGAAGGTCCCAGAATATGAAATCACTTTTACCGTAACAGACAGGGGTTCCCCTCCACTATCTGACAACGAAACCATGACTTTAGAACTACTAGACGTAAACGACAACGTTCCACAGTTCCCCCAGTCGTTCTACACTATACCCGTTATGGAGAATAATGCACCTGGGGCCTTGCTAAGTTCCCTCACTGCGTTTGATCCAGACCTCCATGAAAACCAGTATCTAGTTTATTTCATCATAGAGAAGGAGATAGTGAACACATCCATGTCCATGCTGTTCTCCATCAATCCGGAGAACGGTAATCTTTACGCACTAAAGACGTTTGACTATGAGATAGAGAAGGAGTTCCTTTTCCACATTGAGGCCAGAGACTCTGGTGTTCCTCCGCTCAGCAGTAACGTGACTGTCCACATCATTATTGTGGACCAGAACGACAACACCCCGGTCATAGTGTCTCCGTGGCGCGCGCACGGCTCCGTGGTGGAGGAGAAGATCCCCAGATCCACCGATAAAGGATCCCTGGTCTCCAAGGTGATAGCCATAGACACAGACTCGGTCCAGAACTCTCGGATTACATACCAGTTTCTACAGGTTACTGACGCCACCTTATTCAGTCTGGACCAATACAACGGAGAGATACGTACTATGAGAATGTTCAGTTACAGAGATCCGCGTCATCAACGGCTGGTTGTCATCGCCAAGGACAACGGGGaacctgctctctctgctacagtTACCATAAAGCTCTCAACAGTGGAGACTGCCGTTAAAGCCTACTCTGACATGACTGAAGTGCCTCTAGAATATGACATATTTTCAGACTTAAACCTGTATTTGGTGATCGGCCTGGGCTCAGTGTCCTTTCTGTTATTGATCACAATATTGGTCACCTGTGTGCTGAAGTGTCAGAAACCAAAGCCCAGCAATGCGGCTCCTCCCAGTAGGAACAGCGTGATCAGCGAGAGGAATTCGACCATCGCAGATTCCACCCTGGTCTCCAACGATGCCTACTGGTACAGTCTGTTTCTAGCGGAGACGAGGAAAGGAAAGCTGGTAGTCAGACAGCCTGTGCCAAAGGCAGGTTCCAGATACATCGTTTCCAGTCTACCAAGGAGCACTGGCCTGACAGAGACCAGTGACTCAGCAGCCTCTACTCTGCAG TATCCTAAGTGA
- the LOC109864687 gene encoding protocadherin alpha-C2-like isoform X4 yields the protein MRHIPTMEVHISGEPRRRYVAIFLLLSAVLNTASAVTHYSIPEEIEEGSVVANLAADLGLDAKIMARRKIRLDVIANKRYLEINKDTGELLIAEKIDREYLCNVKTSSCFLKMDVTIENPIRLFNIEVEIMDINDNSPQFRRDTMHLDISESTAAGERFSLTNAVDPDFGANSINTYHLSESEHFSIEIQTGRDGSKFADLILKKVLNREEQAVHNLILTAVDGGVPTRSGTANIIVRVIDTNDNAPQFDKESYNINVMENSPIGSLVVKLNATDLDEGTNSEIVYSYSLYTSEKTQQTFSLNTKNGEIRVKEMINYEDFRIYDMEVIATDKGPNSLTGQSKLTILVTDMNDNHPEISIKSFQSPVKEDIPVDSVIAVVSVSDKDSGDNGIVDIRIADTLPFALRESSDNYYELVVSQPLDREKVPEYEITFTVTDRGSPTLSDNETMILELLDVNDNVPQFPQSFYTIPVMENNAPGALLSSLTAFDPDLHENQYLVYFIIEKEIVNTSMSMLFSINPENGNLYALKTFDYEIEKEFLFHIEARDSGVPPLSSNVTVHIIIVDQNDNTPVIVSPWRAHGSVVEEKIPRSTDKGSLVSKVIAIDTDSVQNSRITYQFLQVTDATLFSLDQYNGEIRTMRMFSYRDPRHQRLVVIAKDNGDPALSATVTIKLSTVETAVKAYSDMTEVPLEYDIFSDLNLYLVIGLGSVSFLLLITILVTCVLKCQKPMPSKAAPPSRNSVISERNSTIADSTLVSNDAYWYSLFLAETRKGKLVVRQPVPKAGSRYIVSSLPRSTGLTETSDSAASTLQYPK from the exons ATGAGGCACATCCCAACAATGGAGGTGCATATTAGTGGAGAGCCCCGGAGAAGGTATGTCGCgatctttcttcttctctctgccgTCTTGAACACGGCATCTGCGGTTACTCACTATTCCATTCCCGAAGAGATCGAGGAAGGCTCCGTTGTTGCGAATTTAGCTGCTGATTTGGGTTTGGATGCTAAAATCATGGCTCGACGTAAAATACGGTTGGATGTTATCGCCAATAAGAGGTATCTGGAGATAAACAAAGACACAGGGGAGCTACTAATAGCGGAGAAGATTGACAGAGAATACTTATGCAACGTTAAGACATCCTCTTGTTTCCTCAAAATGGATGTTACCATCGAAAACCCAATTAGACTATTTAATATTGAAGTTGAAATAATGGACATAAATGACAACTCTCCCCAATTTCGCCGGGACACCATGCACCTGGATATATCTGAATCCACCGCTGCAGGAGAACGATTCTCGTTAACCAATGCAGTAGACCCAGATTTTGGTGCAAACTCTATCAATACGTATCACTTAAGCGAGAGTGAGCATTTCAGTATAGAGATTCAGACCGGAAGAGACGGGTCAAAGTTTGCTGATTTGATTCTTAAAAAGGTTTTAAACCGAGAGGAGCAGGCGGTTCATAATCTAATACTCACCGCTGTCGATGGTGGAGTCCCCACGCGCTCCGGTACAGCCAACATCATTGTTCGCGTTATAGACACGAATGACAACGCCCCTCAATTTGATAAAGAAAGCTACAACATTAATGTGATGGAAAACTCTCCAATTGGGAGCCTTGTGGTTAAATTGAATGCAACAGACTTAGATGAGGGAACCAATTCGGAAATAGTATATTCATATAGTCTTTATACATCAGAGAAAACCCAACAAACGTTTAGTTTGAATACCAAAAATGGTGAAATCAGAGTCAAAGAAATGATTAATTATGAAGATTTCAGGATTTATGACATGGAAGTTATAGCAACTGATAAGGGGCCTAATTCCTTGACAGGGCAGAGTAAATTAACTATTTTGGTCACAGATATGAATGACAATCACCCTGAGATATCAATTAAATCGTTTCAAAGCCCTGTCAAGGAGGATATTCCAGTAGACAGTGTGATAGCAGTGGTTAGTGTCAGCGATAAAGATTCAGGTGACAATGGGATAGTTGATATTCGTATTGCTGATACATTGCCTTTTGCACTAAGAGAGTCTTCTGATAACTATTACGAATTAGTAGTTTCACAACCTCTGGACCGTGAGAAGGTTCCAGAATATGAAATAACTTTTACGGTAACAGACAGGGGTTCCCCTACGCTGTCTGACAACGAAACGATGATTTTAGAATTACTAGATGTTAACGACAACGTTCCACAGTTCCCCCAGTCCTTCTACACTATACCCGTTATGGAGAACAACGCACCTGGGGCCTTGCTAAGTTCCCTCACTGCGTTTGATCCAGACCTCCATGAAAACCAGTATCTAGTTTATTTCATCATAGAGAAGGAGATAGTGAACACATCCATGTCCATGCTGTTCTCCATCAATCCGGAGAACGGTAATCTTTACGCACTAAAGACGTTTGACTATGAGATAGAGAAGGAGTTCCTTTTCCACATTGAGGCCAGAGACTCTGGTGTTCCTCCGCTCAGCAGTAACGTGACTGTCCACATCATTATTGTGGACCAGAACGACAACACCCCGGTCATAGTGTCTCCGTGGCGCGCGCACGGCTCCGTGGTGGAGGAGAAGATCCCCAGATCCACCGATAAAGGATCCCTGGTCTCCAAGGTGATAGCCATAGACACAGACTCGGTCCAGAACTCTCGGATTACATACCAGTTTCTACAGGTTACTGACGCCACCTTATTCAGTCTGGACCAATACAACGGAGAGATACGTACCATGAGAATGTTCAGTTACAGAGATCCGCGTCATCAACGGCTGGTTGTCATCGCCAAGGACAACGGGGatcctgctctctctgctacagtTACCATAAAGCTCTCAACAGTGGAGACTGCCGTTAAAGCCTACTCTGACATGACGGAGGTGCCTCTAGAATATGACATATTTTCTGATTTAAACCTATATTTGGTGATCGGCCTGGGCTCAGTGTCCTTCCTGTTATTGATCACCATATTGGTCACTTGTGTGCTGAAGTGTCAGAAACCAATGCCCAGCAAAGCGGCCCCTCCAAGTAGGAACAGCGTGATCAGCGAGAGAAACTCAACCATCGCAGATTCCACCCTGGTCTCCAACGATGCCTACTGGTACAGTCTGTTTCTAGCGGAGACGAGGAAAGGAAAGCTGGTAGTCAGACAGCCTGTGCCAAAGGCGGGTTCCAGATACATCGTGTCCAGTCTACCAAGGAGCACTGGCCTGACAGAGACCAGCGACTCAGCGGCCTCTACTCTGCAG TATCCTAAGTGA